A genomic segment from Sandaracinaceae bacterium encodes:
- a CDS encoding cysteine--tRNA ligase, whose translation MSLQLYDTLTGQKAPFSPADPDHARIYVCGPTVYDYAHLGHARCYIVYDVLTRHLRASGLRVTYVRNVTDIDDKIIKRAAERGEQPDELAARFTDAFGEDMARLGNATPDVEPRVSGHLPHIIALVQRLIASGNAYEVDGDVYFSVESFEGYGKLSHRDLSAHESGASGRTDAEQMARKRHPADFALWKSAERSEVGWDSPFGWGRPGWHIECSAMSMEHLGETLDLHGGGLDLVFPHHENELAQSEAATQKPFSRCWMHNGFVEVNKEKMGKSLGNFFTARELFRHIEPEAIRMFSMTVHYRAPLGFDVEDEGGPAGPRFPGLEEAERRLEYLYKTRQRLAELPEARVVPGGQAPDALVGFPAALARALDDDLNMPVALAALSELLSAVNELCDGALRKKGSAPQAAVDAALAGFEALRTHLGLGFQEPREVLERVRDRRAQARGVSREWVEQCIVDRATARANKDFEAADKIRVGLTEAGVELLDSPAGTTWQIV comes from the coding sequence ATGTCGCTGCAGCTCTACGACACGCTCACGGGCCAGAAGGCCCCGTTCTCTCCGGCCGACCCCGACCACGCGCGCATCTATGTCTGCGGTCCCACCGTGTACGACTACGCGCACCTGGGCCACGCTCGCTGCTACATCGTGTACGACGTGCTGACGCGGCACCTGCGCGCCTCGGGCCTGCGCGTGACCTATGTGCGCAACGTCACCGACATCGACGACAAGATCATCAAGCGCGCGGCCGAGCGCGGCGAACAGCCGGACGAGCTGGCGGCCCGCTTCACGGACGCGTTCGGTGAGGACATGGCCCGGCTGGGCAACGCCACGCCCGACGTGGAGCCGCGCGTGAGCGGTCACTTGCCGCACATCATCGCGCTGGTGCAGCGCCTGATCGCGTCTGGCAACGCCTACGAGGTGGATGGCGACGTCTACTTCTCGGTCGAGTCGTTCGAGGGCTACGGCAAGCTCAGCCACCGCGACCTGAGCGCGCACGAGTCGGGGGCCAGCGGGCGCACCGACGCGGAGCAGATGGCGCGCAAGCGGCACCCCGCGGACTTCGCGCTGTGGAAGTCGGCCGAGCGCTCGGAGGTCGGCTGGGACAGCCCCTTCGGCTGGGGGCGGCCGGGCTGGCACATCGAGTGCTCCGCCATGAGCATGGAGCACCTGGGCGAGACGCTGGACCTGCACGGCGGCGGACTCGACCTGGTGTTCCCACACCACGAGAACGAGCTCGCCCAGAGCGAGGCCGCCACGCAGAAGCCGTTCTCCCGGTGCTGGATGCACAACGGCTTCGTCGAGGTGAACAAGGAGAAGATGGGCAAGAGCCTGGGCAACTTCTTCACCGCCCGCGAGCTCTTCCGGCACATCGAGCCGGAGGCCATCCGCATGTTCTCGATGACGGTGCACTACCGCGCGCCCCTCGGGTTCGACGTCGAGGACGAGGGCGGTCCGGCCGGTCCGCGCTTCCCGGGGCTGGAAGAGGCCGAGCGGCGGCTCGAGTACCTGTACAAGACTCGGCAGCGCCTGGCCGAGCTGCCCGAGGCGCGCGTGGTCCCCGGAGGCCAGGCCCCCGACGCGCTGGTCGGGTTCCCCGCAGCGCTCGCCCGCGCGCTCGACGACGACCTGAACATGCCCGTTGCGCTCGCTGCGCTCTCGGAGCTGCTCTCGGCGGTGAACGAGCTGTGCGACGGAGCGCTGCGCAAGAAGGGCAGCGCTCCCCAGGCCGCCGTCGACGCCGCGCTCGCCGGGTTCGAGGCGCTGCGCACGCACCTGGGTCTCGGCTTCCAGGAGCCGCGCGAGGTGCTGGAGCGCGTGCGCGACCGTCGCGCGCAGGCCCGCGGGGTGAGCCGCGAGTGGGTGGAGCAGTGCATCGTCGACCGCGCCACCGCCCGCGCCAACAAGGACTTCGAGGCGGCGGACAAGATCCGCGTGGGGCTCACCGAGGCCGGCGTCGAGCTGCTGGACAGCCCCGCAGGGACCACCTGGCAGATCGTCTAA
- a CDS encoding PilZ domain-containing protein, which translates to MANKSHGRTTPRAELSLRVAFQTRDGLEHTGTTRDLGVRGASVETPRPPAEGATVALRIDSPTSWDPIILAGVVQWSSTGPRVDEHGNAAPPGFGVRFGKLTDEHSAAIRALIATRAFDED; encoded by the coding sequence GTGGCGAACAAGTCTCACGGACGAACGACCCCGCGCGCCGAGCTCAGCCTCCGAGTCGCCTTCCAGACGCGTGACGGGCTCGAGCACACGGGGACCACGCGCGACCTCGGGGTGCGAGGCGCCTCGGTGGAGACCCCCCGCCCGCCAGCGGAAGGCGCGACCGTGGCGCTGCGCATCGACTCGCCCACGTCGTGGGACCCGATCATCCTCGCGGGCGTCGTGCAGTGGAGCTCGACGGGCCCGCGGGTGGACGAGCACGGGAACGCAGCCCCGCCCGGGTTCGGCGTGCGCTTCGGCAAGCTCACGGATGAGCACAGCGCCGCCATCCGTGCGCTCATCGCGACGCGCGCGTTCGACGAGGACTGA
- a CDS encoding serine/threonine protein kinase, producing MLVPRPPPPDRSGERIRGKYQLDSRIAVGGMGEVYRATNTLVGREVAIKILLPSLAQSENVRARFLREAQMAHFVRHAHVVEILDIDEDERGFPFIVQELLEGEDLGAYIDRSGGRLSLEVTLAVMVPVAEALGAAHAKGLVHRDLKPENIFLSGNRDVLIPKILDFGISKVTKAGEVAGEAEGRLIVGSPTYMSPEQIRAPAEVDQRTDVWAVGVILYECLAGRRPFDAASVADLFVQICRDDPPPIDDYVHDLPRALRDLIMGCLNRRADRRPQDGAVLARALHRVSSRLSGVLSVPGTISSRPPVPVVVGGRRSERPLPSKAMEPTAPDLSEYGAFQVPDELRLDFGELGAHDNPESIANAVAQVAASRPSNPGAFPAAGGVGHVPTRPSRPLDIDPRDLAPPAGRRKTTSGTATPATGKGRHPAAPAREAVRPGRPPRTPDVPSLGSMLGAAAWLGLSAASVAVFAGEALPARVQSLGPLAGFGLLALVMGLGAVAIGVGLRTVGSPGYTLGVVGLGGVGITVVTLLLGLRHFLPNLPGIRDNHALFVLAGAAAVAVLALGLGLRGLFGGVDAFRVRPRRPLLGTSVLLVSLALGGSAGWVFYALGTGHPLVPRAIAPALAPLEGTADGSRDGEDAQPAAPAEAEDVEPETSDDAGDSEPQTPAEDDPGADAVRGGAPTGPTGAREPTRHLDGRPGTHARGGGPMERAGSARAFPA from the coding sequence ATGTTGGTGCCACGACCACCGCCGCCGGATCGCAGCGGAGAGCGCATCCGGGGCAAGTACCAGCTGGATTCGCGCATCGCCGTGGGCGGCATGGGCGAGGTGTATCGCGCGACCAACACCCTCGTGGGGCGCGAGGTGGCCATCAAGATCCTCTTGCCCAGCCTGGCGCAGAGCGAGAACGTGCGCGCGCGCTTCCTGCGCGAGGCGCAGATGGCCCACTTCGTGCGCCACGCGCACGTGGTCGAGATCCTCGACATCGACGAGGACGAGCGCGGCTTCCCCTTCATCGTGCAGGAGCTGCTCGAGGGCGAGGATCTGGGCGCCTACATCGACCGTTCGGGGGGGCGCCTGTCCCTCGAAGTGACGCTCGCCGTCATGGTGCCCGTGGCGGAAGCGCTCGGCGCCGCGCACGCGAAGGGCCTCGTGCATCGGGACCTCAAACCCGAGAACATCTTCCTCTCGGGCAACCGCGACGTGCTCATCCCGAAGATCCTCGACTTCGGCATCTCGAAGGTCACGAAAGCGGGCGAGGTGGCTGGAGAGGCGGAGGGGCGCTTGATCGTCGGCAGCCCTACCTACATGTCGCCCGAGCAGATCCGGGCGCCCGCGGAGGTGGATCAGCGCACCGACGTGTGGGCCGTGGGCGTCATCCTGTACGAGTGCTTGGCCGGGCGCCGCCCCTTCGACGCGGCGTCGGTGGCCGACCTGTTCGTCCAGATCTGCCGGGACGATCCCCCGCCCATCGACGACTACGTCCACGATCTCCCACGGGCCCTGCGCGACTTGATCATGGGCTGCCTCAACCGCCGCGCCGACCGCCGCCCGCAGGACGGCGCCGTGCTCGCCCGCGCGCTGCATCGTGTCTCATCGCGGCTGTCGGGCGTGCTGAGCGTCCCCGGAACCATCAGCTCCCGTCCGCCTGTGCCGGTGGTGGTGGGCGGCCGTCGCTCCGAGCGGCCGCTGCCCAGCAAGGCGATGGAGCCCACCGCGCCCGACCTCAGCGAGTACGGCGCGTTCCAGGTGCCCGACGAGCTACGCCTCGACTTCGGCGAGCTGGGTGCCCACGACAACCCGGAGAGCATCGCCAACGCGGTCGCGCAGGTGGCGGCGTCGCGGCCCTCCAACCCCGGCGCGTTCCCTGCCGCCGGTGGGGTGGGCCACGTGCCGACCCGCCCCAGCCGCCCGCTCGACATCGACCCACGCGACCTGGCCCCACCCGCAGGGCGTCGCAAGACCACCTCGGGCACCGCCACGCCAGCGACGGGCAAGGGGCGCCACCCCGCGGCCCCCGCGCGCGAGGCCGTGCGCCCGGGTCGCCCGCCCCGCACACCGGACGTCCCGTCGCTGGGCTCCATGCTGGGCGCCGCCGCGTGGCTCGGCCTCTCCGCGGCGAGCGTGGCCGTCTTCGCGGGAGAGGCGCTCCCGGCCCGCGTGCAGAGCCTGGGGCCGCTGGCAGGGTTCGGGCTGTTGGCGCTGGTCATGGGGCTCGGCGCGGTCGCCATCGGCGTGGGCCTGCGCACGGTCGGCAGCCCGGGGTACACGCTCGGTGTGGTGGGGCTCGGGGGCGTGGGCATCACGGTCGTCACGCTGTTGCTCGGGTTGCGCCACTTCCTCCCCAACCTCCCAGGCATCCGCGACAACCACGCCCTGTTCGTGCTCGCGGGAGCCGCCGCCGTCGCGGTGCTCGCGCTGGGCCTCGGGCTGCGCGGCCTCTTCGGGGGTGTGGACGCCTTCCGCGTGCGGCCGCGGCGGCCTCTGCTGGGGACCTCCGTGTTGCTCGTGTCCCTCGCGCTGGGAGGCAGCGCAGGCTGGGTGTTCTACGCCCTGGGGACGGGCCATCCGCTCGTCCCTCGGGCCATCGCGCCTGCGTTGGCCCCGCTCGAGGGCACCGCCGACGGTTCGCGCGACGGGGAGGACGCGCAGCCCGCGGCGCCTGCGGAAGCCGAAGATGTCGAGCCCGAGACCTCGGACGACGCGGGAGATAGCGAGCCCCAGACCCCCGCCGAGGACGACCCTGGCGCGGACGCCGTGCGCGGTGGGGCGCCAACGGGTCCGACGGGTGCGCGCGAGCCCACGAGGCATCTGGACGGCCGGCCCGGTACGCACGCGCGCGGGGGCGGGCCCATGGAGCGCGCGGGTTCGGCGCGAGCGTTCCCCGCATGA
- a CDS encoding PQQ-like beta-propeller repeat protein translates to MSGGRQTLLLVAMWGGALISVAALTVSRMRSGDGDVLPDEVVTGLPSGAPSTPLPPLGEVQGGRVPFRSYRGDARHTGRTAIVGPREPHLRFAFETGGMIKSQVVVDEAGRLWFGTLGAPGVGLDAPPQPGELIALDRRGQVLLRRALGADVYSTPLVTSDRVYVGSDADRFYAFTFAGERRFELETGDDADVGATLGADDLVYFSAGRWLWALERSGTARFRFEALSKIYTSPAIAPDGTIYVGSQDDYLYALSPTGEVRWRARAGDDIDSSPVVGDDGAIFFGSDDRRVHALDPSGRERFSVDVGGYVRAPVALTHDGGIVAAVMGPRPRIVSLDAHTGALRFAFELPMTESPEMGVLSGPLVDGEGSIYFGGHDDFIYSLSRTGGLRWAFRVEGDVDAPPMLDADGTLYVGCDDGRLYALAGSPAGEVPDAGVDDAGAARAEPTDAGAALAEPTDAGASQSPPPDTANEP, encoded by the coding sequence ATGAGCGGAGGGCGACAGACGCTGCTGCTGGTCGCCATGTGGGGCGGCGCGCTCATCAGCGTGGCGGCGCTGACGGTCTCACGCATGCGCTCGGGGGACGGCGACGTGCTGCCCGACGAGGTCGTGACAGGGCTCCCGTCGGGTGCTCCCTCGACACCGCTCCCACCGTTGGGTGAGGTCCAGGGGGGGCGCGTGCCCTTCCGCAGCTACCGCGGTGACGCGCGTCACACGGGGCGCACCGCCATCGTGGGGCCGCGCGAGCCGCACCTGCGCTTCGCGTTCGAGACGGGCGGCATGATCAAGTCGCAGGTGGTGGTGGACGAGGCGGGGCGCCTGTGGTTCGGCACGCTCGGCGCCCCAGGGGTCGGGCTCGATGCTCCGCCCCAGCCAGGTGAGCTGATAGCCCTCGACCGACGGGGCCAGGTGCTGCTGCGCCGCGCGCTCGGCGCGGACGTCTACAGCACGCCGCTGGTCACGAGCGACCGTGTGTACGTCGGCTCGGACGCGGACCGCTTCTACGCGTTCACGTTCGCGGGCGAGCGGCGCTTCGAGCTCGAGACTGGCGACGACGCAGACGTGGGCGCGACACTCGGCGCGGACGACCTCGTCTACTTCAGCGCGGGCCGCTGGCTGTGGGCGTTGGAGCGCTCGGGTACGGCGCGCTTCCGCTTCGAGGCGCTCTCCAAGATCTACACGTCACCAGCGATTGCCCCGGACGGGACGATCTACGTGGGCTCCCAAGACGACTACCTGTATGCGCTCAGTCCCACGGGCGAGGTGCGCTGGCGGGCGCGGGCGGGCGACGACATCGACTCGAGCCCGGTCGTCGGGGACGACGGCGCCATCTTCTTCGGCTCGGACGACCGGCGCGTCCACGCGCTCGACCCCTCCGGTCGCGAGCGTTTCTCGGTGGACGTCGGCGGCTACGTGCGTGCCCCAGTCGCGCTGACTCACGACGGCGGGATCGTGGCCGCGGTGATGGGTCCCCGACCGCGCATCGTGTCCCTCGACGCACACACGGGCGCCCTCCGCTTCGCGTTCGAGCTGCCCATGACCGAGTCGCCCGAGATGGGCGTGCTGTCCGGGCCACTGGTAGACGGCGAGGGCTCGATCTACTTCGGCGGGCACGACGACTTCATCTACTCGCTCAGCCGCACCGGGGGCCTGCGCTGGGCGTTCCGCGTGGAGGGGGACGTGGACGCGCCGCCCATGCTGGACGCGGACGGCACGCTCTACGTGGGCTGCGACGACGGCCGGTTGTACGCGCTCGCGGGCAGCCCGGCAGGCGAGGTGCCCGACGCGGGGGTCGATGACGCGGGGGCCGCACGGGCCGAGCCGACTGACGCGGGGGCCGCACTGGCCGAACCGACCGACGCAGGCGCCAGTCAGTCCCCACCGCCCGACACCGCCAACGAACCCTGA
- a CDS encoding BatC protein, giving the protein MPACQLVVNFDRDRIVEDAGLDGATADGAAADATPDAEPDAATDAGQGDASADDAGSADASLDAGADDASADDAGADDAGGADAGTNDAGQDAG; this is encoded by the coding sequence CTGCCAGCGTGTCAGCTGGTGGTGAACTTCGACCGCGACCGCATCGTGGAGGACGCCGGTCTGGACGGCGCCACAGCCGATGGGGCGGCGGCGGACGCGACCCCGGACGCCGAGCCCGACGCGGCCACGGACGCCGGCCAAGGAGACGCGAGCGCCGACGACGCTGGCAGCGCTGACGCGAGCCTGGATGCAGGTGCAGACGACGCAAGCGCCGACGACGCAGGCGCGGATGACGCGGGCGGCGCGGACGCGGGCACGAACGATGCTGGCCAGGATGCGGGCTGA
- the hisD gene encoding histidinol dehydrogenase — translation MLQIHEHGRAGYDQTLASLSRRGDADLERVEPAVRAILKRVQAEGDAAIVALTQEFEGRTQEAIRLSDEAFREGAAQAPAEVRALLKEAAERIRRYHEHQRDPGFAYREDGVELGMRVRPVRSAAVYAPGGKARYPSTVLMTAVPAAVAGVQRIVLVTPRPTPEILAAAEIAGVTEVIDAGGAQAIAAAAYGTESVGRVEKIVGPGNIFVACAKRLVFGLVDIDSIAGPSEILVVADDAADPEVVAADLLSQAEHDEDAYALLVTLSRQQADAVSAAVERQLAALPRRDIAEASVRRNGHCFVVPSLAEAVRVADELAPEHLNLSVADADAALDGISAVGAAFLGYHTPEAAGDYAAGPSHVLPTGGSARFASPLGVYDFVVRTSVIRYDQDAITRQAPLLEGLARLEGLEAHARAVAIRRGR, via the coding sequence ATGCTGCAGATCCACGAGCACGGCCGGGCCGGGTACGACCAGACGTTGGCCTCGCTCTCTCGACGCGGCGACGCGGACCTCGAGCGCGTGGAGCCGGCCGTGCGCGCCATCCTCAAGCGCGTGCAGGCCGAGGGCGACGCCGCCATCGTCGCGCTGACGCAGGAGTTCGAGGGGCGCACGCAGGAGGCCATCCGGCTCTCGGACGAGGCCTTCCGCGAGGGCGCGGCCCAGGCGCCGGCCGAGGTGCGCGCGCTGCTAAAGGAGGCCGCCGAGCGCATCCGCCGCTACCACGAGCATCAGCGCGACCCGGGCTTCGCCTACCGCGAGGACGGCGTCGAGCTCGGCATGCGCGTGCGCCCCGTGCGCTCGGCGGCGGTCTACGCGCCGGGCGGCAAGGCGCGCTATCCGTCCACCGTGCTCATGACGGCGGTCCCCGCGGCGGTGGCTGGCGTGCAGCGCATCGTGCTGGTCACCCCCCGCCCGACGCCGGAGATCCTCGCCGCCGCGGAGATCGCGGGCGTCACCGAGGTCATCGACGCGGGCGGGGCCCAGGCCATCGCGGCAGCGGCCTACGGGACCGAGAGCGTGGGGCGCGTCGAGAAGATCGTCGGGCCGGGTAACATCTTCGTCGCGTGCGCCAAGCGCCTGGTGTTCGGGCTGGTGGACATCGACAGCATCGCGGGCCCGAGCGAGATCCTGGTCGTCGCCGACGACGCGGCCGACCCGGAGGTGGTCGCGGCGGACTTGCTCTCGCAGGCCGAGCACGACGAGGACGCGTACGCGCTGCTGGTCACACTCTCTCGTCAGCAGGCGGACGCCGTCTCGGCCGCCGTGGAGCGGCAGCTGGCGGCGCTCCCCCGTCGTGACATCGCCGAGGCCTCCGTGCGGCGCAATGGGCACTGCTTCGTGGTTCCGTCGCTGGCCGAGGCCGTGCGTGTGGCCGACGAGCTCGCGCCGGAGCACCTCAACCTCTCCGTGGCCGACGCCGACGCGGCCCTCGACGGCATCTCGGCCGTGGGTGCGGCCTTCCTCGGCTACCACACGCCCGAGGCCGCTGGGGACTACGCCGCGGGCCCCAGCCACGTGCTCCCCACGGGGGGCTCCGCGCGCTTCGCCAGCCCGCTCGGCGTCTACGACTTCGTCGTGCGCACTTCCGTCATCCGCTACGACCAGGACGCCATCACGCGGCAGGCGCCGCTGCTCGAGGGTCTCGCCCGGCTCGAGGGCCTCGAGGCTCACGCGCGCGCCGTGGCCATCCGCCGCGGTCGCTGA
- a CDS encoding esterase, translated as MSYEFRYAYLHGFGSSPASKKGKHLERMFAGFGIELALPDLNRPSFTRLSPDAILRELDATLGRDPTGPKWRVIGSSLGAWLGAVYAAQRPEVVDRLVLIAPAFDFAQRWHDRLGEDGIERWLATGHALFPNAEGAHVPVHAAFLREACALPQRPQVSMPALLLHGVHDDVVPIASSRAYAESLPHVELIELDADHALTDHEAHVAAETQRFFELGRPTLD; from the coding sequence GTGTCCTACGAATTCCGCTACGCATATCTCCACGGCTTCGGCTCCAGCCCTGCCTCCAAGAAGGGCAAGCACCTCGAGCGCATGTTCGCGGGCTTCGGCATCGAGTTGGCGCTGCCCGACCTGAACCGCCCCTCGTTCACCAGGCTGAGCCCAGACGCCATCCTGCGCGAGCTCGACGCCACCCTGGGGCGCGACCCCACGGGGCCCAAGTGGCGGGTCATCGGCTCCAGCCTGGGCGCCTGGCTGGGCGCGGTCTACGCGGCCCAGCGCCCCGAAGTGGTGGACCGCCTGGTGCTCATCGCGCCCGCGTTCGACTTCGCCCAGCGCTGGCACGACCGGCTCGGCGAAGACGGGATCGAGCGCTGGTTGGCGACCGGCCACGCCCTGTTCCCGAACGCGGAGGGCGCGCACGTCCCCGTCCACGCGGCGTTCTTGCGCGAAGCGTGCGCCCTGCCCCAGCGCCCCCAGGTGTCCATGCCCGCGCTGCTCCTGCACGGCGTGCACGACGACGTGGTGCCCATCGCCAGCTCGCGCGCGTACGCCGAGTCGCTGCCGCACGTCGAGCTGATCGAGCTGGACGCGGACCACGCCCTGACCGACCACGAGGCGCACGTCGCCGCCGAGACGCAGCGCTTCTTCGAGCTGGGACGCCCGACGCTCGACTGA
- a CDS encoding PEGA domain-containing protein: protein MTSSTRSSHLAPRAIRRAPARWVLSVALLALVSGLAVAPNAHAQRGRRRPAEPVVVPGDAARVAAQGAFAAGQFAEAERLYDQAYAESGNPIMLVGLADARERQGNAAGAVAALEEYLSLRSEAPDRSAVEARIAALRAQRGVVLVTAEPPGEVWLDGERTGYVTPVELTLPPGTHAIAVTLRGELVGEHAVEVPYGGRTTLALLEGALAPADGAPVPPGVEVPATDHQPGTDVPADATAPVDPREPTDAAPASDPGVSLEGDGVPLEEPSAEDTAEPASNYQPRRAAAITAGVAAGTLVVGTVLGFMALTEQSDFDDHPTASAADRGERLALFSDVMFGVAGIAAVTSIVLYVTDRRAQRDADADAEATRLRLTPLAGRRGAGLGATLQF, encoded by the coding sequence ATGACCTCGTCCACTCGCTCCTCCCATCTCGCTCCGCGCGCCATCCGCCGTGCGCCCGCCCGTTGGGTCCTCTCGGTGGCGCTGCTCGCGCTCGTTTCGGGCCTCGCCGTGGCGCCAAACGCCCACGCTCAGCGCGGGAGGCGTCGCCCCGCGGAGCCCGTGGTCGTCCCCGGAGACGCGGCGCGCGTCGCCGCGCAAGGGGCCTTCGCAGCCGGGCAATTTGCGGAGGCCGAGCGGCTCTACGACCAGGCCTACGCCGAGTCGGGCAACCCCATCATGCTCGTCGGGCTGGCCGATGCGCGTGAGCGTCAGGGGAACGCGGCGGGTGCCGTGGCGGCCCTCGAGGAGTATCTGTCATTGCGCAGCGAGGCGCCCGACAGGTCCGCCGTCGAGGCGCGCATCGCCGCGCTGCGCGCGCAGCGTGGTGTGGTGCTGGTCACGGCCGAGCCGCCCGGCGAGGTCTGGCTCGACGGCGAGCGCACCGGGTACGTGACCCCGGTCGAGCTGACGCTGCCGCCCGGCACGCATGCCATCGCCGTCACGCTGCGCGGCGAGCTGGTGGGTGAGCATGCGGTGGAGGTCCCCTACGGAGGCCGCACGACCCTGGCGCTGCTCGAGGGCGCGCTCGCGCCAGCGGACGGTGCGCCCGTCCCTCCCGGCGTCGAGGTCCCCGCGACGGATCACCAACCTGGGACCGACGTACCGGCCGACGCGACCGCGCCGGTCGATCCCCGTGAGCCCACCGACGCCGCGCCCGCGTCGGACCCCGGTGTCTCCCTCGAGGGAGACGGCGTGCCTCTCGAGGAGCCGAGCGCCGAGGACACGGCCGAGCCCGCGAGCAACTATCAGCCGCGTCGGGCGGCGGCCATCACGGCCGGCGTGGCAGCGGGCACCCTCGTGGTGGGCACCGTGCTCGGCTTCATGGCGCTGACCGAGCAGTCCGACTTCGACGATCACCCGACAGCCAGCGCCGCCGACCGGGGCGAGCGCTTGGCCCTCTTCTCGGACGTGATGTTCGGGGTCGCTGGGATCGCCGCCGTCACCTCCATCGTCCTCTACGTCACCGACCGCCGCGCACAGCGGGACGCCGACGCCGACGCCGAAGCGACCCGGTTGCGGCTGACGCCCCTCGCCGGACGACGCGGGGCAGGCCTGGGCGCCACACTCCAGTTCTAG
- a CDS encoding DnaJ domain-containing protein, which translates to MTAPTPIAQGDLSQKPLAHVLLSIHEREMSGTLAVWPDDEGQPGQDRLLFRRGQIIAGKLIEPATDLSRGILSVFHRTRAPFAFYEQDLVTGTEGVLFGKDHVYAMIAAAARGGARRETMEQVLARLQEPAYRFVRTTDLAAFALIPKEQAVVELVQASHRSIREWIEMSGDARVATRTLYLLAITRCLAPAPVEALENQDASGGKSLPPLPSFAPPPPSNRPAGFSDMPTLDTEPPPAAPATPARASMTDAPSGPPAPPAGLSPAHESLWEAVRERFAAMDTENYFQMLGIDNSVDDDAINDAYVERIKRFHPDRLPQELASLRSYVDTIFRHLTEAKKTLLDKEKRNAYFKTVQAGGGSPAADRKLAAILTAALEYEKAEVLVRRKEWGQAIALLDKSIELSPDEPDYLALKAWALFQRDGDARVDAVVSLAEQALALRDTHEQALLTLAFLYKRTGNSRASVKHFERIVEANPKHVDAARELRLARMRGQTSEPPPEDKPAGVFAKLFGSKKK; encoded by the coding sequence GTGACCGCTCCCACCCCCATCGCACAAGGCGACCTGTCGCAGAAGCCGCTCGCGCACGTGCTGCTGTCCATCCACGAGCGTGAGATGTCGGGCACGTTGGCCGTCTGGCCGGACGACGAGGGTCAGCCAGGTCAGGACCGCCTGCTGTTCCGACGCGGGCAGATCATCGCCGGCAAGCTCATCGAGCCCGCCACCGATCTCTCGCGCGGGATCCTCTCCGTGTTCCACCGGACCCGCGCGCCGTTCGCGTTCTACGAGCAGGACCTGGTCACGGGCACCGAGGGTGTGCTCTTCGGCAAGGACCACGTGTACGCCATGATCGCCGCAGCGGCGCGCGGCGGTGCGCGGCGCGAGACCATGGAGCAGGTGCTGGCGCGGCTGCAAGAGCCGGCCTACCGCTTCGTACGCACGACGGACCTCGCGGCCTTCGCGCTCATCCCCAAAGAGCAGGCCGTCGTGGAGCTGGTGCAGGCGAGCCACCGCTCCATCCGCGAGTGGATCGAGATGTCAGGAGACGCGCGCGTGGCGACCCGCACGCTCTACCTCCTGGCGATCACGCGTTGTCTGGCCCCCGCGCCCGTGGAGGCGCTGGAGAACCAAGACGCGTCTGGGGGGAAGTCGCTGCCGCCCCTGCCGAGCTTCGCACCGCCCCCCCCGTCCAACCGCCCTGCGGGCTTCTCGGACATGCCGACCCTGGACACCGAGCCCCCGCCTGCGGCACCCGCGACCCCGGCGCGCGCCAGCATGACGGACGCCCCGAGCGGGCCGCCTGCACCGCCGGCGGGCCTGAGCCCCGCCCACGAGTCACTCTGGGAGGCGGTGCGTGAGCGGTTCGCGGCCATGGACACCGAGAACTACTTCCAGATGCTCGGCATCGACAACTCGGTCGACGACGACGCCATCAACGACGCCTACGTGGAGCGGATCAAGCGCTTCCACCCCGACCGCCTGCCGCAAGAGCTCGCCTCGCTGCGGTCGTACGTGGATACCATCTTCAGGCACCTCACGGAGGCGAAGAAGACGCTGCTGGACAAGGAGAAGCGCAACGCCTACTTCAAGACCGTCCAGGCAGGGGGGGGCTCGCCTGCAGCCGATCGCAAGCTGGCGGCCATCCTTACGGCGGCGCTCGAGTACGAGAAGGCCGAGGTGCTGGTGCGCCGCAAGGAGTGGGGCCAGGCCATCGCGCTGCTGGACAAGAGCATCGAGCTGTCGCCGGACGAGCCAGACTATCTGGCGCTCAAGGCGTGGGCCCTGTTCCAGCGTGACGGGGACGCGCGTGTGGACGCGGTCGTCTCGCTCGCCGAGCAGGCGCTCGCGCTGCGGGACACGCATGAGCAGGCGCTCCTCACCCTCGCGTTCCTGTACAAGCGCACGGGCAACTCACGCGCTTCGGTGAAGCACTTCGAGCGCATCGTGGAGGCGAACCCCAAGCACGTGGACGCGGCCCGCGAGCTGCGCCTGGCGCGGATGCGTGGACAGACCAGCGAGCCTCCCCCGGAGGACAAGCCGGCCGGCGTGTTCGCGAAGCTGTTCGGCTCCAAGAAGAAGTGA